GAGACTTGGCCTAAAGATCCTACAGAAATCAAGCGCATTATCCGCAGATACAAGGCAAAGCCTACCTCCAGTCATGCTTCATCTTCTAGCACAAGCCCGCCGGTAATCAAAGATACTACTAGGACTCCATCTTCATCTCCATGTCCATGTCCATGTCCATCTCAAAATCTACTAGGGAAGAGAAATTACTTAAACTTGGATTTGTCTTTGTCTGGTTTTTATGACTCGCgaatgaaaattttaaaagaGGACAAAGGTAAGAAGAAAGTGCGTGCTGATAATAATGAGAATATAAATTCCGAAGAGGCGATGGGTATGCAGTATGAGTTTCAGACAAGATGGAATGCTGCTGGAAAAGATGAATTATACAAAGACGACAACGAATTGAGGATTGGATATGATGACCATGAGGCAAAGCTTGCTTCACTGGAAGCTAAGCGAGAAGCTATAACAAAGAGGATTGCTTCATTGGAGGCGAATTATGTTTAATTTCAACTCCTGTACTTTATCATACTAGTTTGATTCTTCATATACCTTCGTATCACTTTAATTGACCTGTTTGGCCTAACTACCAAAATTAGAAGTTATTTGTTGTTTGGATATTAGTCTAAGCTCTTGATTCCTTTCAATGAAGGATGATTTTATGAGTGCAATTTGGGAATGCTAATTTCATGTAATCAATAATAGCTTGGGCCAATGCGCCGCATGTTAAGCAACTACTGAGCAGGATTCTTTTATCAACCTTTCTACTTTGTACTCTGCATCTTGAGATCGATGGTGGAGTAGGTAATACTTTCTCTTTCTGGTTGGATTTAG
This portion of the Rosa chinensis cultivar Old Blush chromosome 1, RchiOBHm-V2, whole genome shotgun sequence genome encodes:
- the LOC112199341 gene encoding uncharacterized protein LOC112199341, whose protein sequence is MELLPDQRRARKKMYRDRKMNIFKKGEELSILCGIDVAVILFQPADKSTTAQPAAETWPKDPTEIKRIIRRYKAKPTSSHASSSSTSPPVIKDTTRTPSSSPCPCPCPSQNLLGKRNYLNLDLSLSGFYDSRMKILKEDKGKKKVRADNNENINSEEAMGMQYEFQTRWNAAGKDELYKDDNELRIGYDDHEAKLASLEAKREAITKRIASLEANYV